The nucleotide window GCCGCGCGTCAACTGGGCTACCAGCCCAACGTGCTGGCCCGCAGTCTGCGCCAGGGCGAGACGCGCACCCTGGGCCTCATCGTGGCCGACATCCTGAACCCCTTTCACGCGCTGCTCGCCAAGGGCGTGCAGGACACGGCCGAGCGCCACGGCTACAGCGCCTTTCTGTTCAATAGCGACGAGGACCCCCAGAAGGAACGCCGGGCCCTGGAGACCCTGCGCGGCCAGCAGCCGCAGGGCGTACTGATCGTGCCGACGGCTGGGGCCGGGCGCAACCTCCAGGCGCTGCCGGGGCTGCCGGTCGTGGAACTCGACCGCGTGTCGGGGCGGCCCAACCCGACCGTCACGGTGGATAACCTCGGCGGCGCGGTGGCGGCTACGCGGCACCTGACGGAGCTGGGCCACACCCGCATCGGCATGATCGTGGGCCAGCAGGACATCAGCACAGCGACCGAGCGTCACACCGGGTTTCGCCAGGCGCTGCGCGCGGCGGGCGTGCCGTACGACCCGGCGCTGGTGCGCCCCGGCCACCACCGCGAGGACGACGGCTACCGCGCGGCGCTGGACCTGCTCTCGCTGCCGGTCGCCGAGCGCCCCACCGCCCTGTTCGTGGGCAACAACGAGATGACGGTGGGCGCGGTGCTCGCCGCCCGCGAATTGGGTCTGCGCATTCCCGAGGACCTGTCCATGGTGGGCTTCGACGATTCGCGCTGGGCACAGACGATGTGGCCGCCGCTGACAGTCGTGTCGCAGCCCGCCTACGAACTCGGCGTGCTGGCCTGCGACCACCTCGTCGGGCTGCTCGCGCGCCGGGGAGGCGTGCCCTCGGCCTCGCTGCCCCTGCCCGCGACCGGCCCACCTGCCCCGGCGCCCGCCCGGCTGCAACTGCCCACGCAGCTCATCGTGCGCCGCTCGACTGCGCCGCCCCCGGCTGCCCCCCCTCCCAGCGCGCCCCCAGCGGCTCACCCCGCGTAAACGACTGCCACCGGCCCCCGCCCCCATTTCCAGGAGTCCCGCCATGCAGAAAAACAAAGTGTTCGCCGTCAGCGCCGCCCTCGCCACCGCACTCACCCTGGCGGCCACCACCGCGCACGCCGCCCTGGCCCAGAGCCAGCCGATCATCGGGCTGATCACCAAGACGGACACCAACCCCTTCTTCGTGAAGATGAAAGAGGGCGCGCAGGCCGAGGCCACCCGCCTGGGGGCCAAGCTGCTGAGCGGCGCGGGCAAGGCCGACGGCGACAACGCCGGGCAGGTCACGGCCATCGAGAACATGGTGGCGGCCGGGGCCAAGGCCATCCTGATCACGCCCAGCGACTCGAAGGCCATCGTGCCGGCCATCGCCAAGGCGCGCGCGGCCGGGGTCATGGTCATCGCGCTGGACAGCCCCACCGAACCCGCGAGCGCCGTGGACGGCCTGTTCGCCACCAACAACTACCAGGCGGGCGTCCTCATCGGGCAGTGGGCCAAGAAGATGATGGGCGGCAAGAAGGCCGTCATCGCCACCATTGACCTGTTCCCGGGCCAGCCGGTGGGCATCGCGCGCCACAACGGCTTCCTGGCGGGCTACGGCACGGCCGGCATCACGAGCGCCACCACCTCGCAGGTCGGCACGGGCGTGGCCTGCGCGCAGGACTCCTTCGGGGACCAGGCCAAGGGCCAGACCGCGATGGAAAACTGCCTCCAGAAGAACCCCGACATCAACCTCGTGTACACCATCAACGAACCGGCAGCCGCCGGAGCGTATCAGGCCCTCAAGGCCGCCGGCAAGGAAAAGAGCGTGCTGATCGTGTCGGTGGACGGCGGCTGCGCGGGCGTGCGCAACGTCGAGGCGGGCGTGATCGGCGCGACCAGCCAGCAGTACCCCCTGAAGATGGCCGCCATGGGCGTCGCGGCGGGCGTGAACTACGCCAAGACCGGCAAGAAGGTCAGCGGCTACACCGACACGGGCGTAAACCTGATCACCAACAAGGCCCAGGGGGGCGTCAAGAGCCAGACCGGCAAGTACGGCCTCGCCAACTGCTGGGGCAAGTAAGTCCCTGAACTGAGCCGCGCGGCCGACGGCGATGTTCCTGCCGTCGGCCCGCCCTTTCTCCCCCGGAGGACCTCCCCATGACCCAGACGCCCACGGCCCCGGCCTCCACGCGGCGCGGCCCCCAGCTGCCCAGCCTGACCACGCTGGGGCCGCTGATCGCGCTGCTGCTGGCGTGTATCTTCTTCGCCACGCAGTCCGACCGCTTCCTGACCAGCCAGACGCTGGCCCTCGTCCTCAAGCAGATTTCCTACGTGGGCGTGCTCGCCATCGGGCAGACCCTGGTCATCCTGACCGCCGGCATCGACCTGAGCTGCGGCGTCATCATGGCGCTCGGGGGCATGGTCATCACCAAGCTGGCCGCCGAACAGGGCGTGCCGCCCGCCCTTGCCATCATCGTCGGGCTGGCGATCACGGCCGCGCTCGGGGCGGTCAACGGGCTGCTCATCTCGCGGCTGCGGCTGCCGCCCTTCATCGCCACGCTGGGCATGTACGGCATCGTGTTCGCGGCCACGCAGATCTACTCGAACGCGCAGACCGTCTCCAACCTGCCCCCCGCGCTGAACTTCCTGGGGTCGGGCTTCAACATCGGTAACGCGAACTTCTCGTACGGCTCGGTCCTGATGATCCTGCTGTTCGGGATCGCCTGGTTCTTCCTGACGCAGACCGCACCGGGCCGCCACGTCTATGCCCTGGGCAACAACCCCGAGGCCGCGCGCCTGACCGGCATCCTGACCACTCGGGTGCTCATTGGCGTGTACGCCTCGGCGGGGCTGCTGTACGGGATCGCGGCCCTGATCCTGGTGGGGCGCGTGGGCGCGGGTGACCCCAACGCGGGCCAGACCGAGAACCTGGAGAGCATCACCGCGGCCGTACTGGGGGGCACCAGCCTCTTCGGGGGGCGCGGCAACGTGCTGGGCACCCTGCTGGGCGCGCTTATCGTGGGCGTGTTCCGCGTGGGCCTGACCCTGGCGGGCGTGAACAGCGTCTATCAGGTCCTCGTGACCGGCATCCTGATCATTCTCGCGGTCGCCACCGACCAGCTTTCGCGGAGGAAGGCATGACCGCAGCTCCCCACCTG belongs to Deinococcus sp. Leaf326 and includes:
- a CDS encoding LacI family DNA-binding transcriptional regulator; translation: MTRIQDVAQLAQVSTATASRALSRPQQVAAETRERVLEAARQLGYQPNVLARSLRQGETRTLGLIVADILNPFHALLAKGVQDTAERHGYSAFLFNSDEDPQKERRALETLRGQQPQGVLIVPTAGAGRNLQALPGLPVVELDRVSGRPNPTVTVDNLGGAVAATRHLTELGHTRIGMIVGQQDISTATERHTGFRQALRAAGVPYDPALVRPGHHREDDGYRAALDLLSLPVAERPTALFVGNNEMTVGAVLAARELGLRIPEDLSMVGFDDSRWAQTMWPPLTVVSQPAYELGVLACDHLVGLLARRGGVPSASLPLPATGPPAPAPARLQLPTQLIVRRSTAPPPAAPPPSAPPAAHPA
- a CDS encoding sugar ABC transporter substrate-binding protein translates to MQKNKVFAVSAALATALTLAATTAHAALAQSQPIIGLITKTDTNPFFVKMKEGAQAEATRLGAKLLSGAGKADGDNAGQVTAIENMVAAGAKAILITPSDSKAIVPAIAKARAAGVMVIALDSPTEPASAVDGLFATNNYQAGVLIGQWAKKMMGGKKAVIATIDLFPGQPVGIARHNGFLAGYGTAGITSATTSQVGTGVACAQDSFGDQAKGQTAMENCLQKNPDINLVYTINEPAAAGAYQALKAAGKEKSVLIVSVDGGCAGVRNVEAGVIGATSQQYPLKMAAMGVAAGVNYAKTGKKVSGYTDTGVNLITNKAQGGVKSQTGKYGLANCWGK
- a CDS encoding ABC transporter permease; translation: MTQTPTAPASTRRGPQLPSLTTLGPLIALLLACIFFATQSDRFLTSQTLALVLKQISYVGVLAIGQTLVILTAGIDLSCGVIMALGGMVITKLAAEQGVPPALAIIVGLAITAALGAVNGLLISRLRLPPFIATLGMYGIVFAATQIYSNAQTVSNLPPALNFLGSGFNIGNANFSYGSVLMILLFGIAWFFLTQTAPGRHVYALGNNPEAARLTGILTTRVLIGVYASAGLLYGIAALILVGRVGAGDPNAGQTENLESITAAVLGGTSLFGGRGNVLGTLLGALIVGVFRVGLTLAGVNSVYQVLVTGILIILAVATDQLSRRKA